The sequence CTGTCCAATGACATGTGCGATTTGCACCTGCGATTGCGGGGCCTGGTGAGTACGTATTACTGGAACAGTGATGTGCTGGCCGAGCGCCTGGCCGGCCATATCCTGCGGGACGCGCACGACCGTTACGTCGAAATTTACAAGACGATTAACGAACTGGAGCACCATTTCAAGGATTGAACGACAGGCAGGGGAAATCTGCCTGGGTTGTCTCGCTGCAAGCCTGCGGACGCCAGGGCGCATCGAACGCCCCGCGTCCGTTGAACCGCCAAGGGGCAGGCCCAGCCTGCCCTACACATCTCTAAATCCTTTTCCTTTGCCACGCCGGTGTGGTGACGGCCGGTGCCGCGAACCCTGAAACTCTGGAGGTAGTTCCATGCAACATGCTCGTTCCATCACACTGCACGTGTGTGAGTCCGATCGTCTGTCGTTCTTGCCGCATCTGTTCGGTGACGATTTTTTGCCCGCCGAAATGCAGGTGTACTCCCTCGCTGCTCGCTATCTTCCGCTGTACACCGGGGGTTTCTGGCACTTCATCCGTTTGCCGGAAGGGGGCGGCTATATGTCGCCTGACTGCGACCAGGTGCATCTGAACAATGGTGACAACGGGTTTGACAATACCCTCAGCGGTGACGCCGCCGGTATCGTGTTGACGGCAATGGTGATTAATCGACGATGCGGGTTGCAGCACTTTCATGGTAATGCCGGACAGGCGGGGTTGCTTATGAAGCGGGCCGATCAGCTTTGGCGTTATATCGAGATGCATCCGGAACGGGCCGATATCTGTCGCGCGTTGGACTGACAGGTATTCGAATGCGGGCGGCTATGCCGCCCGAATAAACAACCTGAAGGTTAATCATGTACGGCAGCGCTCAGTCTGTTTGTGAATTCTGGTGCGAGAAAAACCCTGCCGGCCGCCTTTGGCGGCCGGCAACCGAGGGAGCGGCTTCGCCGCCTTCCCTCCGTGCCGTGCGGGATAGCATGTGTGCCTGCTAGCTGCTGAAGAGTGGTGTGTGAAGCCTGTTTTGCTTCTGCTCTTTCATGCTACTGCTAAAGACAACACCCCAAACCGGGTGCTTCCTGCGGTAATCGGCCA comes from Serratia symbiotica and encodes:
- a CDS encoding antirestriction protein gives rise to the protein MQHARSITLHVCESDRLSFLPHLFGDDFLPAEMQVYSLAARYLPLYTGGFWHFIRLPEGGGYMSPDCDQVHLNNGDNGFDNTLSGDAAGIVLTAMVINRRCGLQHFHGNAGQAGLLMKRADQLWRYIEMHPERADICRALD